The sequence below is a genomic window from Candidatus Hydrogenedens sp..
TAGTTACCAAAGACCTTCATGAACGGAAAGAAACGATGGAAAATCTTTCGGATGCCTTTATTGTCCTTCCTGGGGGAATAGGGACAATGGATGAATTTTTGAATGTCCTTGCTTCAAAACAGTTGAAATACCATAATAAACCTCTATTTTTGTTTAATATAGATAATTTTTTTAAATTTGTCCAAGATATGATGGAAACTATGTTTATCCATCGCTTTACCCATGATGGGCATAAACAACTTTATCAATGTATAGATACACCCGAAGAACTGGTAGAAAGATTAGAGCAAAGTCTTTAATTATTTTAAGGAAACGGGATGAATAATAGTAAATATGCTACTTATGTGTTTCGTTTGTTGCTATATATAAGTTTCTTTTTATCCGGTAGTAGCGCCTTGATTTATCAAATTGTCTGGACAAGGCAAAGCATGCTTTTGTTAGGTTCAACGGCGTATGCAATTAGCACAGTTTTGAGTATTTTCTTTTTAGGTTTAGGTTTAGGAAGTTTTTGGGGAGGTAAAATTGCGGAACGGACATCAAATCCGATGCGATGGTATGTAGGACTTGAATTGTTTATAGGTTTATGGGCTTTGATTATCATTGATTTTATAAGTAATAAAGGACAAATGGTTGTTTTATTAATTCGTCTTTTCCCTGAAAATACATGGTTTTTGTTTTTGATAAGAATTCTGATATCTATGTTCTGGTTTGCTCTCCCTTC
It includes:
- a CDS encoding TIGR00730 family Rossman fold protein, yielding MKRIGIFAGSSDLSIPFFKKEVERLADLLAKKNYQIVYGAGKVGLMGVLSKRYYEHKGILIGVVPHYLNRSELVFEHCNELIVTKDLHERKETMENLSDAFIVLPGGIGTMDEFLNVLASKQLKYHNKPLFLFNIDNFFKFVQDMMETMFIHRFTHDGHKQLYQCIDTPEELVERLEQSL